One genomic segment of Ignavibacteriota bacterium includes these proteins:
- a CDS encoding ABC transporter ATP-binding protein codes for MSKEEEVDEIKGKAYDSKLMKRLLAYAKPYKKYIVAGILLNILVAGLGPVRPYLTKIAIDDSIVNKDYHGLLIIILILFASLIFQAAIQYALTYYTQLMGQKIIFDLRVKLFEHIQKLSLKYFDKTPIGRIVTRVTNDVEALNELFSSGIVTVFSDVFTIIWIFGFMFFMSWELALITLSVLPILFYATFLFRKKVRDAYRKERKQLSKLNSYMQEHITGMNVVQIFNREKEEFKKFLSINSDYKNAIIKSIYYYAVFFPAVEILSSISIALIIWYGGGSVIQSTMTIGILFAFIQYTEMFFRPIRDLSEKYNIMQTAMAASERIFEVLDDKTIIANPENPKIINKFNGEVEFKNVTFAYNSDENVLKNVSFKINPGKTVAIVGATGAGKTSIISLLTRFYDIEKGEILIDEINIKDLSKHELRKKISVVLQDVYLFSGDIKSNIGLNSEDISDKEIEKAAQIVGADKFIEKLPQKYNQEVKEKGSSLSVGQKQLISFARALAYDPQILILDEATSSVDTETEILIKNAIEKLLVGRTSIVIAHRLSTIQNADKIIVMHKGEIREMGTHQNLLSQKGIYYKLYQLQYKEQELKEFS; via the coding sequence ATGAGTAAAGAAGAAGAAGTTGATGAAATAAAAGGGAAAGCATACGATTCGAAATTAATGAAGCGTTTGTTGGCTTATGCAAAACCGTATAAAAAATATATTGTTGCCGGAATACTTTTAAATATTCTTGTTGCGGGACTTGGTCCGGTTCGTCCGTATTTAACAAAAATTGCAATTGATGATTCAATTGTAAATAAGGATTATCACGGACTTTTAATAATAATTTTAATTTTGTTTGCATCATTAATATTTCAAGCGGCAATTCAGTATGCATTAACGTATTATACGCAATTGATGGGACAGAAAATAATTTTTGATTTGCGCGTAAAATTATTTGAACATATTCAAAAATTATCATTAAAATATTTTGATAAAACTCCAATTGGCAGAATTGTTACAAGAGTTACAAATGATGTTGAAGCATTGAATGAATTATTTTCATCCGGAATTGTAACTGTATTTAGTGATGTTTTTACAATTATTTGGATTTTCGGATTTATGTTTTTCATGTCGTGGGAACTTGCGCTTATTACACTTTCAGTATTGCCAATTTTATTTTACGCAACATTTTTATTCAGAAAAAAAGTTAGAGATGCGTACAGAAAAGAGAGAAAGCAATTATCAAAATTAAATTCTTATATGCAGGAACACATAACCGGAATGAATGTTGTCCAAATTTTCAATAGAGAAAAAGAGGAGTTTAAGAAATTTCTTTCAATAAATTCCGATTACAAAAATGCAATTATAAAATCTATTTATTACTACGCGGTTTTTTTTCCAGCTGTAGAAATACTTAGTTCAATTTCAATAGCTTTAATTATTTGGTACGGCGGCGGAAGTGTAATTCAAAGCACAATGACAATTGGAATTTTATTTGCATTTATTCAATATACGGAAATGTTCTTCAGACCAATCCGCGATCTTTCGGAAAAATATAATATTATGCAAACAGCAATGGCTGCATCGGAAAGAATTTTTGAAGTTTTAGATGATAAAACAATAATTGCAAATCCGGAAAATCCTAAAATCATCAATAAATTCAACGGTGAAGTTGAGTTTAAAAATGTAACTTTTGCTTATAACAGTGATGAAAATGTTTTAAAAAATGTTTCGTTCAAAATTAATCCCGGTAAAACTGTTGCAATTGTTGGCGCAACCGGTGCCGGAAAAACAAGTATTATAAGTCTGCTTACAAGATTTTATGATATTGAAAAAGGTGAAATATTAATTGATGAAATTAACATCAAAGATTTAAGCAAACACGAATTAAGAAAAAAAATATCAGTTGTTTTGCAAGACGTATATCTTTTTTCCGGTGATATAAAATCAAACATCGGATTAAACTCGGAAGATATTTCCGATAAAGAAATTGAAAAAGCCGCACAGATAGTTGGTGCAGATAAATTTATTGAAAAACTTCCGCAGAAATATAATCAAGAAGTAAAAGAAAAAGGTTCGTCGCTTAGCGTTGGACAAAAACAATTAATTTCATTTGCCCGAGCTTTAGCTTATGATCCACAAATTTTAATTTTAGATGAAGCAACATCAAGCGTTGATACTGAAACAGAAATTCTTATAAAAAATGCAATTGAAAAATTATTAGTCGGTAGAACATCAATTGTAATTGCACATCGACTTTCAACAATTCAAAACGCTGATAAAATAATTGTTATGCATAAAGGTGAAATCCGTGAAATGGGAACTCACCAAAATTTACTTTCACAAAAAGGAATTTATTATAAATTGTATCAGCTTCAGTACAAAGAACAAGAGCTGAAAGAATTTTCTTAA
- a CDS encoding YdeI/OmpD-associated family protein — translation MINNILFFKNSAELRKWFEKNHETEKELLLGFYKVQTKKPTVTWSDSVDVAICFGWIDGIRRSINEESYYNRFTPRNPKSNWSAVNIDKFEKLSKLGLVHKKGFEAFDKKTVEKSKIYSYERKNVKLSKEFENEIKKNKIAWEYFSKLPPSAKHITIYWVMSAKREETQKSRLKILIESSEQNLRIPVLRR, via the coding sequence ATGATTAATAATATTTTGTTCTTTAAAAATTCTGCGGAATTAAGAAAATGGTTTGAAAAAAATCATGAAACAGAAAAAGAATTACTATTGGGTTTTTATAAAGTTCAAACTAAAAAGCCGACTGTTACTTGGTCGGACTCTGTTGATGTAGCAATTTGTTTCGGCTGGATTGACGGAATTCGAAGATCAATAAATGAAGAAAGTTATTATAACAGATTTACTCCGCGAAATCCAAAAAGTAACTGGAGCGCAGTTAATATTGATAAATTTGAAAAATTATCAAAACTTGGATTGGTTCATAAAAAAGGATTTGAAGCTTTTGATAAAAAGACTGTGGAAAAATCAAAAATATATTCTTACGAAAGAAAGAATGTAAAGCTTTCTAAAGAATTTGAAAATGAAATTAAGAAAAATAAAATTGCTTGGGAATACTTTAGTAAACTTCCGCCTTCCGCAAAACATATAACAATTTATTGGGTGATGAGCGCCAAAAGAGAAGAGACACAAAAAAGTCGATTAAAAATTTTGATTGAATCTTCCGAACAAAATTTGAGAATTCCCGTTTTAAGAAGATGA
- the serS gene encoding serine--tRNA ligase, with the protein MIDIKLIRENPEFVNKGLENKNDKNRVDEILSLDTSRREKLQLVEDLKAKRNSASQEIGKLKKAGQNADSIMAEMKNVGDEIKNLDDELKEINDKLHQLMIRLPNLPHSSTPIGKSAEDNVEARQWLPEGFEKSPVEKPLNHLELGSKLGILDFERGAKISGSGFPVYVGKGATLERALINFMLDYHLEHHGYKEIFPPFMVNADSMFGTGQLPKMQEDMYYAERDDLYLVPTAEVPVTNLHRDEILNEDQLPINYVAYSACFRREAGSYGKESKGFLRVHQFNKVEMVKIVNPEGSYDHLEKLVSDAEDILKELKVPYRILMLCSGDLSFAAAKCYDIETWSPAENKWLEASSCSNFESFQARRANIKFRKKDDKKPEFVHTLNGSGLATSRLMVSILENNQTPEGKIIVPKVLQKYTGFNIIG; encoded by the coding sequence ATGATAGACATAAAATTAATTAGAGAAAATCCCGAGTTTGTAAACAAAGGTTTAGAAAATAAAAATGATAAAAATAGAGTAGATGAAATTTTATCACTTGATACTTCACGTAGAGAAAAATTACAATTGGTTGAAGATTTAAAAGCAAAAAGAAATTCAGCATCACAAGAAATTGGTAAACTTAAAAAAGCCGGTCAAAATGCTGATTCTATTATGGCAGAGATGAAAAACGTTGGTGATGAAATTAAAAATTTAGATGACGAATTAAAAGAAATAAATGATAAACTTCATCAGCTGATGATAAGATTACCAAACTTGCCGCATTCATCAACCCCAATTGGTAAAAGTGCAGAAGATAACGTTGAAGCAAGACAATGGCTTCCAGAAGGATTTGAAAAATCTCCGGTTGAAAAACCATTAAATCATTTGGAGCTTGGAAGCAAACTTGGAATTTTAGATTTTGAACGCGGCGCAAAAATTTCCGGTTCGGGATTTCCGGTTTATGTCGGGAAAGGTGCAACTTTAGAAAGAGCACTTATTAATTTTATGTTAGATTATCATCTTGAGCATCATGGCTATAAAGAAATATTTCCTCCGTTTATGGTTAACGCAGATTCAATGTTTGGAACCGGACAATTGCCCAAAATGCAGGAAGATATGTATTATGCCGAAAGAGATGATTTATATTTAGTTCCAACTGCAGAAGTTCCGGTAACAAATTTGCATAGAGATGAAATTTTAAATGAAGATCAGCTTCCAATTAATTACGTTGCTTACTCAGCATGTTTTAGAAGAGAAGCGGGAAGTTACGGAAAGGAATCAAAAGGATTTTTGCGAGTTCATCAATTCAATAAAGTTGAAATGGTGAAAATTGTTAATCCGGAAGGATCTTATGATCATTTAGAAAAATTAGTTTCAGACGCGGAAGATATTTTAAAAGAATTAAAAGTTCCGTATAGAATTTTAATGTTATGCAGCGGTGATTTAAGTTTTGCCGCAGCAAAATGTTATGATATTGAAACTTGGTCGCCTGCGGAAAATAAATGGTTGGAAGCTTCTTCTTGCAGTAATTTTGAATCATTCCAAGCCAGAAGAGCTAATATTAAATTCAGAAAAAAAGATGATAAAAAACCGGAATTTGTTCATACTTTAAATGGTTCGGGATTGGCTACAAGCAGATTAATGGTTTCGATTTTGGAAAATAATCAAACACCGGAAGGAAAAATTATTGTTCCAAAAGTTTTACAGAAATATACCGGGTTCAATATAATCGGATAA
- a CDS encoding leucine--tRNA ligase, translating into MKYPHQEVEKKWQKFWEDNKIFKTDLSDLEKKIYTLVMFIYPSGSKTHIGHWYNYAPTDSWARFKKLRGNNVFEPMGYDAFGLPAENYAIKTGVHPQDSTLKNISDIREQLKTMGCMYDWDAELMTCVPEYYKWNQWLFLKLFEKDLAYRKKAPVNWCPSCQTVLANEQVQNDGTCERCGTIVEQKNLTQWFFKITDYAEELLSGLDNIEWPEKTKTMQRNWIGKSIGAEIKFKIDNSDDEFNVFTTRPDTLFGATYMVLSPEHPLVGKITIGKQKSEVFNYQEKVKNLSEIDRTSTVKEKTGAFTGAFAINPANNNKIPIWIADYVLMTYGTGAIMAVPGQDERDWEFAEKFNLPIIRTVQPKAGFDGKAFTEDGPAINSEFLNGLNVKEAKQKMIDWLVENNLGKAKINYRLRDWLISRQRYWGTPIPIIHCENCGEVPVPIEDLPVKLPYDVDFKHDGGSPLAGNSDFVNTTCPKCKALAKREVDTMDTFVDSSWYYLRYLNPKISDKIFDNDLADQWTPVDTYVGGAEHATMHLLYARFIHKFLRDLKLINNDEPFQRLIHQGTITNQGAKMSKSKGNVVDPGIFTSEYGSDVFRMYLMFMGPYDLGGDWSDKGIVGVDRFVQRSYTLFQNNENVLKENPSKEIYLMSDLSDVEKDVYRKVNQTLYKYDGELENFRFNVVVASLMELLNELIKSLPNCRKDLITYSLERFAYLLAPIAPHLGEECWQLLGNENSIYKYKHDYKVDKNALVVDEVTIVVQVNGKIRAKLNLPIDLDEAEVKTTAFSDENVKTHTDGKIIVKEIYIKNKIYNIVVK; encoded by the coding sequence ATGAAATATCCACATCAAGAAGTTGAAAAAAAATGGCAGAAGTTTTGGGAAGATAATAAAATATTTAAAACAGATCTTTCCGATTTAGAAAAAAAAATATATACACTTGTAATGTTTATTTATCCTTCGGGATCAAAAACTCATATTGGGCATTGGTATAATTATGCTCCCACAGATTCTTGGGCACGTTTCAAAAAGTTAAGAGGAAACAATGTTTTTGAGCCGATGGGATATGATGCATTTGGATTGCCCGCGGAAAATTATGCAATTAAAACCGGTGTACATCCGCAAGATTCTACATTGAAAAATATAAGTGATATTAGAGAACAGTTGAAAACTATGGGCTGCATGTATGATTGGGATGCAGAATTAATGACTTGTGTTCCCGAATATTACAAATGGAATCAATGGTTATTTCTGAAATTATTTGAAAAAGATTTAGCTTATAGAAAAAAAGCACCAGTTAATTGGTGTCCGTCTTGCCAAACTGTTTTAGCAAATGAGCAAGTTCAGAACGATGGAACATGTGAACGCTGCGGTACCATTGTTGAACAGAAAAATTTAACACAATGGTTTTTCAAAATTACCGATTATGCGGAAGAACTTCTTTCCGGACTTGATAATATTGAGTGGCCGGAAAAAACCAAAACTATGCAGCGAAATTGGATAGGTAAAAGTATTGGTGCAGAAATTAAATTTAAAATTGATAATTCAGATGATGAATTTAATGTATTTACAACCAGACCGGATACTTTGTTTGGAGCAACATACATGGTGCTTTCTCCGGAACATCCGTTAGTTGGAAAAATTACAATTGGCAAACAAAAGAGTGAAGTTTTTAATTATCAAGAAAAAGTTAAAAATTTATCTGAGATTGATAGAACATCAACAGTTAAAGAAAAAACCGGTGCATTCACTGGTGCATTTGCAATCAATCCGGCAAACAATAATAAAATTCCAATTTGGATTGCAGATTATGTTTTAATGACATACGGAACCGGAGCAATAATGGCAGTTCCGGGACAAGATGAGCGAGACTGGGAATTTGCAGAAAAATTTAATTTGCCAATTATTAGAACTGTTCAACCTAAAGCTGGATTTGATGGAAAAGCATTTACGGAAGATGGTCCGGCAATTAATAGTGAGTTTCTTAATGGATTAAATGTTAAAGAAGCTAAACAAAAAATGATTGATTGGCTTGTTGAAAATAATTTAGGGAAAGCTAAAATTAATTATAGATTAAGGGATTGGTTAATTTCTCGACAAAGATATTGGGGAACACCTATTCCAATAATTCATTGTGAAAATTGTGGTGAAGTGCCGGTGCCGATTGAAGATCTTCCGGTTAAGCTTCCGTATGATGTTGATTTTAAACACGATGGCGGATCTCCACTTGCCGGAAATTCAGATTTTGTAAATACAACATGTCCAAAGTGTAAAGCTTTAGCTAAACGTGAAGTTGATACAATGGATACTTTTGTTGATTCATCATGGTATTATTTACGTTATCTTAATCCCAAAATAAGTGATAAGATTTTTGATAATGATTTAGCTGATCAATGGACTCCGGTTGATACTTATGTAGGCGGTGCGGAACACGCAACAATGCATTTACTTTACGCGAGATTCATTCACAAATTTTTGCGTGATTTAAAATTGATCAATAACGATGAGCCTTTCCAAAGATTGATACATCAAGGCACAATTACAAATCAAGGTGCTAAAATGTCTAAATCAAAAGGAAATGTAGTTGATCCCGGAATTTTTACAAGCGAATATGGTTCAGATGTTTTCAGAATGTACTTAATGTTTATGGGTCCGTATGATTTAGGCGGTGATTGGAGCGATAAAGGAATTGTCGGTGTTGATCGTTTTGTGCAAAGGTCATATACACTTTTTCAAAATAATGAAAATGTGTTGAAAGAAAATCCCTCAAAGGAAATTTATTTAATGAGTGATTTATCGGATGTTGAAAAAGATGTTTACAGAAAAGTAAATCAAACTTTATATAAATATGATGGTGAATTAGAAAATTTCAGATTTAATGTTGTGGTTGCTTCTTTAATGGAATTATTAAACGAACTTATAAAATCACTACCAAATTGTAGGAAAGATTTAATTACTTATTCATTAGAAAGGTTTGCTTATTTGCTTGCGCCAATTGCTCCTCATTTGGGTGAAGAATGTTGGCAGCTTTTAGGAAATGAAAATTCAATTTATAAATATAAACATGATTATAAAGTTGATAAAAATGCTTTAGTTGTTGATGAAGTTACAATTGTTGTTCAAGTTAATGGAAAGATTCGTGCAAAACTAAATCTTCCAATTGATTTGGATGAAGCTGAAGTTAAAACAACCGCTTTTTCAGATGAAAATGTAAAAACTCACACTGATGGAAAAATAATTGTTAAAGAAATTTACATCAAAAATAAAATCTATAATATTGTAGTTAAGTGA
- the fbp gene encoding class 1 fructose-bisphosphatase: MAINFMTLTRHIYEGEKRHPGATGELSDLLHELSLAAKVISLEVNKAGLVDIIGFAGHNNIHGEKVKKLDIFAHETLFKAMDHGGHLCVMASEEEEDILRIPDYHSKGKYVLLFDPLDGSSNIDVNVSIGTIFSIYKRVTPDDGSGGTLEDCLQPGLKQVAAGYIVYGSSTIFVYTVGDGVHGFTLDPAFGEFLLSHKNIRIPGKANIYSINEGNYKYWHPGLKKYIKYIQDADNRGRKPYSARYIGSMVADIHRNMLYGGIFIYPADNLNPDGKLRLMYECNPMAFIIEQAGGRAIDGSKRILEIQPTNLHQRVPIYIGSKEAVDKVEEYLKNENQ; this comes from the coding sequence ATGGCAATTAATTTTATGACGTTAACAAGACATATTTACGAGGGAGAAAAACGGCATCCCGGCGCAACCGGAGAACTTTCTGATTTGCTGCACGAACTTTCTTTAGCCGCAAAAGTAATTTCTTTAGAAGTAAACAAAGCCGGATTGGTTGATATTATTGGCTTTGCCGGTCATAATAATATTCATGGAGAAAAAGTAAAAAAGTTAGATATTTTTGCGCACGAAACTTTGTTTAAAGCTATGGATCACGGCGGACACCTTTGTGTTATGGCTTCAGAAGAGGAAGAAGATATTTTAAGAATTCCCGATTATCACAGTAAAGGGAAATATGTTTTACTTTTTGATCCGCTTGACGGTTCTTCTAATATTGATGTTAACGTGAGTATTGGAACAATTTTTTCAATTTATAAAAGAGTTACTCCGGATGATGGCTCCGGCGGAACTTTGGAAGATTGCTTACAGCCGGGACTGAAGCAAGTCGCAGCCGGCTATATTGTTTATGGCTCAAGTACAATTTTTGTTTATACGGTTGGAGATGGAGTTCACGGTTTTACACTTGATCCTGCTTTCGGTGAATTTTTACTTTCCCACAAAAATATTAGAATTCCGGGAAAGGCAAATATTTACAGCATCAATGAAGGAAATTATAAATACTGGCATCCGGGTTTGAAGAAATATATTAAATATATTCAAGATGCGGATAATAGAGGACGAAAGCCATATTCCGCAAGATATATTGGATCAATGGTTGCGGATATTCATCGAAATATGTTATATGGTGGAATTTTTATTTATCCCGCTGATAATTTAAATCCCGATGGAAAATTAAGATTAATGTATGAATGTAATCCCATGGCTTTTATTATTGAGCAAGCCGGAGGAAGAGCAATTGACGGATCAAAAAGAATTTTGGAAATTCAGCCGACGAATTTACATCAGCGTGTTCCAATATATATTGGAAGCAAAGAAGCCGTAGATAAAGTGGAAGAATATTTAAAAAATGAAAATCAATAA
- a CDS encoding glycosyltransferase family 9 protein, whose amino-acid sequence MNLSKINKILIIRLSSLGDILLTSPLIRSLNNQFPNLKIDFLLREEYKDAVIFNPNLNSIILLKRNSQFDEIKNDLLINNYDLVIDLQNNFRSRKLSKGISKEILRFKKPSIEKFLLVKFKWNLFKEIIPIPVRYANTIPNFNLDEKGLEIFIGKNDQIKIDENKIGFCPGSRHKTKMWKEEYFVELGKMFSDIGKTILLFGGKDDKEICEKISKQIPNSINLSNDDELLKTAEEMKNCKIIICNDSGLMHLALSVKVPVVAIFGSTVKEFGFAPYKGKNLVLENNLLTCRPCSHIGLGECPQKHFKCMLDITPQFVFQKTLEFIKNI is encoded by the coding sequence GTGAATTTAAGCAAAATCAATAAAATTTTAATAATTCGATTAAGCTCGCTTGGCGATATTTTATTAACTTCGCCATTAATTCGTTCGCTTAATAATCAATTTCCAAATTTGAAAATAGATTTTTTATTACGCGAAGAATATAAAGATGCAGTAATTTTTAATCCCAATCTCAATTCGATTATTTTGTTAAAAAGAAATTCTCAGTTTGATGAAATAAAAAATGATTTGTTAATTAACAATTACGATTTGGTAATTGATCTTCAAAATAATTTTAGAAGCAGAAAATTATCTAAAGGAATTTCCAAAGAAATTTTAAGATTTAAAAAACCATCGATTGAGAAATTTTTATTGGTAAAATTTAAATGGAATCTTTTTAAAGAAATAATTCCAATTCCGGTTAGATATGCAAATACAATTCCAAATTTTAATTTAGATGAAAAAGGTTTGGAAATTTTTATAGGAAAAAATGATCAAATAAAAATTGATGAAAATAAAATTGGATTTTGTCCGGGCTCGCGACACAAAACAAAAATGTGGAAAGAAGAATATTTTGTTGAATTAGGCAAAATGTTTTCGGATATCGGAAAAACAATTTTACTTTTTGGCGGAAAAGATGATAAAGAGATTTGTGAAAAAATATCTAAGCAAATTCCTAATTCAATAAATTTATCGAACGATGATGAATTATTGAAAACAGCCGAAGAAATGAAAAATTGTAAAATTATAATTTGCAACGATTCTGGCTTAATGCATTTGGCTTTATCCGTAAAAGTTCCGGTTGTTGCAATATTCGGATCAACAGTAAAAGAATTTGGATTTGCGCCGTACAAAGGAAAAAATTTAGTTTTAGAAAATAATTTATTAACTTGCAGACCATGCAGTCATATTGGATTGGGGGAATGTCCGCAAAAACATTTTAAATGCATGCTTGATATAACTCCGCAATTTGTATTTCAAAAAACTTTGGAATTTATTAAAAATATATGA
- a CDS encoding ABC transporter ATP-binding protein translates to MKSLFTLNKYFLKYKFTLFLGLIFILLSNAAQVYIPILLKESIDALQKHLSNELILKYSLLIVGTAIIGGVFRFLIRTTIIIVSRKIEYDLRSDFWAHIQKLPTRFFQNNSTGNIMAHATNDISAVRMYIGPAVMYTFDNVSKFVIVIVLMLSLNVGLTVYALIPLPILSYFVYKLSKKIHLKFTRIQEKFSELTAKAQESFSGIRVIKSYVREKDELKQFTKLSDEYLHRNMDQVKIQALFIPILFMISGISIIIIIWLGGSMVIDGKLTLGEIVAFVAYLSLLIWPVIAFGWVTNLIQQASASMKRLLKIFGEIDEVKDADNQNEIVEIKGEIEFKNVSFKYGNQLPEVLKNINIKIPVGSTLAIIGHTGSGKTSIINLLPRLFDTTEGEIYIDGINIKNIPRNKLRKSIGLVNQETFLFSDTLFNNIAYGVENPKPEFINQIAEIAQLKKDIDTFSKGYETILGERGITLSGGQKQRTSLARALAINPKILILDDSFSAVDTNTEEEILSKLKNYMNGRTSIIISHRISTVKNADKIIVLQNGEIVEQGTHDELVKLDGIYADLNNKQLLEEELKEIE, encoded by the coding sequence ATGAAATCATTATTTACGTTAAACAAATATTTTTTAAAATATAAATTCACACTTTTTCTTGGACTAATATTCATCTTACTTTCAAACGCAGCACAAGTTTACATTCCAATTTTACTTAAAGAAAGTATAGATGCGCTCCAAAAACATTTAAGCAATGAATTAATTTTGAAATATTCTTTGCTAATTGTTGGAACAGCAATAATTGGAGGGGTTTTCAGGTTTTTAATCCGCACAACAATAATTATAGTTTCGCGCAAAATTGAATATGATTTGAGAAGTGATTTTTGGGCACATATTCAAAAACTGCCAACAAGATTTTTTCAAAATAATTCAACCGGAAATATAATGGCGCACGCAACAAATGATATTAGCGCCGTAAGAATGTATATTGGTCCCGCAGTAATGTATACGTTTGATAATGTCTCAAAATTTGTAATTGTAATTGTTTTAATGTTGAGTTTAAATGTTGGATTAACAGTTTACGCTTTAATTCCACTTCCGATTCTATCATATTTTGTTTATAAACTAAGCAAAAAAATTCATTTAAAATTTACGCGGATTCAAGAAAAGTTTAGTGAACTTACTGCAAAAGCTCAAGAAAGTTTTTCCGGTATTAGGGTGATTAAATCTTATGTTAGAGAAAAAGATGAATTAAAGCAATTCACAAAATTGAGCGATGAATATCTTCACAGAAATATGGATCAAGTTAAAATTCAGGCATTGTTCATTCCAATTTTATTTATGATTTCCGGCATTTCTATCATAATTATAATTTGGCTTGGCGGCTCGATGGTTATTGATGGAAAATTAACTCTTGGAGAAATTGTTGCATTTGTAGCTTACTTAAGTTTGCTGATTTGGCCGGTAATTGCATTTGGCTGGGTTACAAATTTAATTCAGCAAGCATCTGCAAGTATGAAAAGATTATTGAAAATATTTGGCGAAATTGATGAAGTTAAAGACGCTGATAATCAAAATGAAATTGTTGAAATTAAAGGTGAAATTGAATTTAAAAATGTTTCATTTAAATATGGAAATCAGCTTCCGGAAGTTTTAAAAAATATAAATATAAAAATTCCAGTTGGAAGTACACTCGCAATTATTGGTCATACCGGAAGTGGAAAAACAAGTATAATAAATTTACTTCCACGCTTATTTGACACAACCGAAGGTGAAATTTATATTGATGGAATTAATATAAAAAATATTCCGCGAAACAAACTCCGCAAAAGTATTGGATTAGTTAACCAAGAAACATTTTTATTCTCTGATACTTTATTTAACAATATTGCTTATGGTGTTGAGAATCCCAAACCGGAATTTATAAATCAAATTGCTGAAATTGCCCAGCTTAAAAAAGATATTGATACATTTTCTAAAGGTTACGAAACTATTTTGGGTGAGCGCGGAATTACACTTTCTGGCGGACAAAAGCAAAGAACAAGCTTGGCAAGGGCTTTAGCGATCAATCCAAAAATATTAATTCTTGATGATTCATTTTCAGCGGTTGATACAAATACCGAAGAAGAAATTTTAAGCAAATTAAAAAATTATATGAATGGAAGAACAAGCATAATTATTAGTCATAGAATTTCAACGGTAAAAAATGCAGATAAAATTATTGTGTTACAGAACGGTGAAATTGTTGAACAAGGAACTCATGATGAATTAGTTAAATTAGATGGAATTTATGCCGATCTAAATAACAAACAGTTACTCGAAGAAGAATTGAAAGAAATTGAATAA